A stretch of the Vicinamibacterales bacterium genome encodes the following:
- a CDS encoding cob(I)yrinic acid a,c-diamide adenosyltransferase produces MKIYTRTGDSGDTGLFDGTRVLKSDLRVATYGDVDELNAWLGLARSAMPHAAELAEMLVQIQRDLFAIGARLADPSHRIAERVAKTDIGAADVVRLERWIDMLESLLPPLRRFVLAGGSTAGATLHVARTVCRRAERAIVALRAADESSFDPALLIYVNRLSDLLFVMARVANFRDDTPDIEW; encoded by the coding sequence GTGAAAATCTACACCAGGACCGGCGACAGCGGCGATACCGGCCTGTTCGACGGCACGCGCGTCCTCAAGTCGGATCTGCGCGTGGCGACCTACGGCGACGTCGACGAGCTGAACGCCTGGCTCGGGCTGGCCCGATCGGCGATGCCGCATGCCGCCGAGCTCGCGGAGATGCTCGTGCAGATCCAGCGCGATCTGTTCGCAATCGGCGCCCGGCTCGCGGATCCGTCCCACCGCATCGCCGAACGCGTGGCGAAAACCGACATCGGCGCGGCCGACGTCGTGCGTCTCGAGCGGTGGATTGACATGCTCGAGTCGCTGCTGCCGCCGCTCCGGCGGTTCGTCCTCGCCGGCGGCTCGACGGCCGGCGCGACCTTGCACGTCGCGCGCACGGTCTGCCGGCGGGCCGAGCGTGCAATCGTCGCGCTGCGCGCCGCCGACGAATCGTCGTTCGACCCGGCGCTGCTGATCTACGTCAACCGTCTCTCCGATCTGCTCTTCGTCATGGCCCGCGTCGCCAACTTCCGCGACGACACGCCCGATATCGAGTGGTGA
- a CDS encoding thioesterase family protein has protein sequence MSQFSHRLEVRFRDCDAMGHTNNAVYLTYLEQARFAHWRSLWGFGNPPAPSGVEGQTPPQLPGVILARIEADYKRPSRYGDTLEVRLTVADIGRTSFRYEYDVVDEQGRTVLTAKSVQVMYDYATSRPVPIPDSIRALLVPGSRS, from the coding sequence ATGAGTCAGTTCAGCCATCGTCTCGAGGTGCGCTTCCGCGACTGCGACGCGATGGGGCACACCAACAACGCGGTGTACCTGACCTATCTCGAGCAGGCGCGCTTCGCCCACTGGCGATCGCTCTGGGGCTTCGGCAATCCGCCCGCCCCGAGCGGCGTCGAGGGGCAGACGCCGCCGCAGCTGCCCGGCGTGATCCTCGCGCGCATCGAGGCCGACTACAAGCGCCCGTCCCGCTACGGCGACACGCTGGAGGTGCGCCTGACCGTCGCCGACATCGGGCGCACCAGCTTCCGCTACGAGTACGACGTCGTCGACGAGCAGGGACGCACTGTGCTGACGGCCAAGTCAGTCCAGGTGATGTACGACTACGCCACGAGCCGGCCCGTGCCGATTCCCGACTCGATCCGCGCGCTGCTGGTTCCCGGGAGCCGCTCGTAA
- the hpnE gene encoding hydroxysqualene dehydroxylase HpnE: MSEVAGWTASTQTPVFDAAVIGAGVAGLAAATALAERGLRVIVLEARGQLGGRATAFRDRETGELVDNGQHVLFGCYRQTFELLRRIDAVRHVRVQPSLEVPYLDRTGTRTVLKCPRWPSPFHLLAGVFRWDALSGREKLAVLRVRRDLFAPPRRDAPDATVADWLTRRRQSGRLREWLWEPLAVAALNQSPAEASALAFLQVLSAMFSRGDRTDSSIALSEVPLHEMYALPARHYVEQRGGEVRVNALARVRIERGAVAAVDVRGEPITARAVVAAVPWFALETLLTGETAPLSTIVANAAAMDAKPIVTVNLWYDRTVMEDEFVGLPGRQMQWVFDKRRVFGESASHLSLVASGAELLAPQGTEALVGLAAREVADAIPGARQARLIRGTVIREKRATFSVAPGQPPRPAVTTPVRGLYLAGDWIDTGLPATIESAAAAGHRAAAAILESSGRGG, from the coding sequence GTGAGCGAGGTCGCCGGATGGACGGCCTCGACGCAGACGCCTGTATTCGACGCGGCGGTGATCGGTGCCGGCGTCGCCGGGCTCGCGGCGGCCACGGCGCTCGCCGAGCGCGGCCTGCGCGTGATCGTCCTCGAGGCGCGCGGTCAGCTCGGGGGGCGGGCCACCGCTTTTCGCGATCGGGAGACGGGTGAGCTCGTCGACAACGGCCAGCACGTGCTGTTCGGGTGCTATCGCCAGACGTTCGAGTTGCTGCGCCGCATCGATGCCGTACGTCACGTTCGTGTACAGCCGTCGCTCGAGGTGCCGTATCTCGATCGGACGGGTACCCGGACGGTGCTGAAGTGCCCGAGGTGGCCCAGCCCCTTCCACCTGCTGGCGGGTGTCTTCCGGTGGGACGCGCTGAGCGGCAGGGAAAAGCTGGCGGTTCTGCGCGTCCGCCGCGATCTGTTCGCGCCGCCCCGGCGCGATGCGCCGGACGCTACCGTCGCCGACTGGCTGACGCGGCGCCGGCAGTCCGGCCGCCTTCGCGAGTGGCTCTGGGAGCCGCTGGCGGTCGCGGCACTCAACCAGTCGCCCGCCGAGGCCTCGGCGCTGGCGTTTCTGCAGGTGCTGTCCGCGATGTTCAGCCGCGGCGACCGCACCGACTCGTCGATCGCTCTTTCGGAGGTGCCGCTCCACGAGATGTACGCGCTACCGGCGCGGCATTACGTCGAGCAGCGGGGGGGCGAGGTGCGCGTCAACGCGCTCGCCCGCGTCCGGATCGAGCGCGGCGCGGTCGCGGCGGTTGACGTGCGCGGCGAGCCGATCACCGCCCGGGCCGTTGTCGCGGCGGTGCCCTGGTTTGCTCTCGAGACGCTGCTGACCGGCGAGACGGCGCCGCTCTCGACAATCGTCGCGAACGCCGCCGCCATGGACGCCAAGCCGATCGTGACGGTGAATCTCTGGTACGACCGCACCGTGATGGAAGACGAATTCGTCGGTCTGCCTGGCCGTCAGATGCAGTGGGTGTTCGACAAGCGGCGGGTGTTCGGCGAGTCGGCGTCGCATCTGTCGCTGGTGGCGAGCGGCGCCGAGCTGCTGGCGCCGCAGGGGACCGAGGCGCTCGTCGGGCTGGCCGCGCGCGAGGTGGCCGACGCGATACCTGGCGCGCGCCAGGCGCGTCTGATCCGCGGCACCGTCATCCGCGAAAAGCGGGCGACGTTCTCCGTCGCGCCCGGACAGCCGCCGCGGCCGGCCGTGACCACGCCGGTACGAGGGCTGTATCTGGCGGGCGACTGGATCGACACGGGATTGCCGGCGACAATCGAGAGCGCGGCGGCCGCCGGCCATCGCGCCGCTGCCGCCATCCTGGAATCGAGCGGGCGAGGCGGGTGA
- the thiI gene encoding tRNA uracil 4-sulfurtransferase ThiI encodes MQSVIVHYQEIALKGRNRPWFIARLTRNIRAAVKGLDVPAVRVLMGRIEVELGPASTWESVRDRLSTVFGIANFSRAGRAPLDVDAIAAAILKDLGPEDPASFRVSARRADKRFPLTSPQIEREVGGRIKEARGWHVDLDEPALTINVEALTRDAFYAFGKERGPGGLPVGASGRVTCLMSGGIDSPVAAWRMMRRGCRVHLVHFHSYPILSRASQEKAQELARSLARFQFDSKLFMVAFGEIQQRVVLAVAPPLRVVIYRRLMMRIAERIATRQHAQALVTGEVVGQVASQTLENMATIGSVVSLPVLRPLVGMDKEEITAEAQRIGTYPISIVPDQDCCTLFTPRHPATRAKRDDVERAEAELPIDDIVARSADEAVVEHHRFPI; translated from the coding sequence ATGCAATCAGTCATCGTTCACTATCAGGAGATCGCACTCAAGGGCAGGAACCGTCCGTGGTTCATCGCCCGTCTGACGCGCAACATCCGCGCGGCGGTCAAGGGGCTCGACGTGCCGGCGGTCCGCGTGCTGATGGGACGCATCGAGGTCGAGCTCGGCCCGGCGTCCACGTGGGAGTCGGTGCGCGATCGGCTGTCGACCGTCTTCGGTATCGCCAACTTCTCGAGAGCCGGACGGGCGCCGCTCGACGTCGATGCCATCGCCGCCGCCATCCTGAAGGACCTCGGCCCCGAGGATCCGGCGAGCTTCCGCGTTTCGGCGCGCCGCGCCGACAAGCGCTTTCCGCTGACGTCGCCACAGATCGAGCGGGAGGTCGGCGGCCGGATCAAGGAGGCGCGCGGCTGGCACGTGGACCTCGACGAGCCGGCGTTGACGATCAACGTCGAGGCGCTCACGCGCGACGCGTTCTATGCCTTCGGCAAGGAGCGCGGTCCGGGCGGGCTGCCGGTCGGCGCCAGCGGCCGCGTCACCTGCCTGATGTCGGGAGGGATCGACTCGCCGGTGGCGGCGTGGCGGATGATGCGCCGCGGCTGTCGCGTCCATCTCGTGCACTTCCACAGCTATCCGATCCTGTCGCGCGCGTCGCAGGAGAAGGCGCAGGAGCTGGCGCGATCGCTGGCGCGTTTCCAGTTCGACTCGAAGCTGTTCATGGTCGCTTTCGGCGAGATCCAGCAGCGCGTCGTCCTGGCGGTGGCGCCGCCGCTGCGGGTGGTCATCTACCGGCGGCTGATGATGCGGATCGCCGAGCGGATTGCCACGCGGCAGCACGCGCAGGCGCTCGTCACAGGCGAGGTCGTCGGCCAGGTGGCGTCGCAGACGCTCGAGAACATGGCGACGATTGGCAGCGTGGTGTCGCTGCCGGTGCTGCGCCCGCTCGTCGGCATGGACAAAGAAGAGATCACCGCCGAAGCGCAGCGGATCGGGACCTATCCGATCTCGATCGTTCCCGATCAGGACTGCTGCACGCTGTTCACGCCGCGGCACCCGGCGACCCGGGCGAAGCGGGACGATGTGGAGCGCGCCGAGGCGGAGCTGCCGATCGACGATATTGTCGCCAGGTCGGCCGACGAGGCCGTGGTGGAGCACCATCGTTTTCCCATATAG
- a CDS encoding FAD-dependent thymidylate synthase, translated as MITPPETFTPAEREALAPFFTNTDRHVFGLTNLPETVKGALFARYSRSSKSLRRLFLDEFAGNLEGAVAASSVGLERAEKLYAKVFNEYGDDSVAQLGGAHIACEYVSNVLTKTLEWGRLMAYLEQSTRYVAYTDKLHGRWRYHVPAELEGALREQYVGTMDAAFETYASLIPAMQAHFATRFPKAPQDSEAVHRAAVRAKALDTLRGLLPAATQSNVGIYGTGQAFEALLLRLQASPLDEAREYGRQMLEELRKIIPAFLTRVDQPDRGGRWSEYLAACRHATAATAAALAGNEAPGDRDEVTLTDFDPDGEVKVAAAAIYAATGLPDDQLLALARRLSPDDRAGVLRAYVGMRGNRRHRPGRAFERTAYRFDVLTDYGAFRDLQRHRLLTLEWQPLSTRHGYSEPDALGEAGVLDAWTRVMDASAELYEAIHSAGLTAAAPYAVAMAHRVRFYVEMNAREAMHVIELRTAPQGHPAYRRVCQQMHRLIADRAGHRAIADAMQFADHTEVELERLKSEREMERKRSTYSA; from the coding sequence GTGATCACGCCGCCCGAGACTTTCACCCCGGCGGAGCGGGAAGCGCTCGCACCATTCTTCACCAACACCGACCGCCACGTCTTCGGCCTCACCAACCTTCCTGAAACGGTCAAGGGGGCGCTGTTCGCGCGCTATTCACGGTCGTCGAAGTCGCTGCGGCGGCTGTTCCTCGACGAGTTCGCAGGCAATCTCGAGGGGGCGGTGGCCGCCAGCTCGGTCGGCCTCGAACGGGCCGAGAAGCTCTACGCGAAGGTCTTCAACGAGTACGGCGATGATTCAGTGGCGCAGCTCGGCGGCGCCCATATCGCCTGCGAGTACGTGTCGAACGTGCTGACCAAGACGCTCGAATGGGGACGGCTGATGGCCTATCTCGAGCAGTCGACGCGTTACGTGGCCTACACCGACAAGCTCCACGGACGCTGGCGCTATCACGTGCCGGCCGAACTGGAAGGCGCGCTTCGCGAACAGTACGTCGGCACGATGGACGCGGCGTTCGAGACGTATGCGTCGCTCATCCCGGCGATGCAGGCTCACTTCGCGACGCGATTCCCCAAGGCGCCGCAGGATTCCGAGGCGGTGCACCGGGCCGCCGTCCGCGCCAAGGCGCTCGACACGCTGCGCGGTTTGCTGCCGGCGGCGACGCAGTCGAACGTCGGCATCTACGGCACCGGCCAGGCCTTCGAGGCGCTGCTCCTGCGGCTGCAGGCGAGTCCGCTCGACGAGGCGCGCGAGTACGGACGCCAGATGCTCGAGGAGCTGCGCAAGATCATTCCGGCGTTCCTGACGCGCGTCGATCAGCCGGACCGCGGCGGACGGTGGAGCGAGTATCTCGCCGCCTGCCGGCACGCCACCGCCGCGACGGCCGCCGCGCTCGCCGGCAACGAGGCGCCGGGCGACCGCGACGAAGTGACGCTGACGGATTTCGATCCCGACGGCGAAGTGAAAGTGGCGGCCGCCGCGATCTACGCCGCAACCGGCCTCCCCGACGATCAACTGCTGGCTCTGGCGCGCCGCCTGAGCCCCGACGATCGGGCCGGCGTGCTGCGGGCCTACGTCGGCATGCGCGGGAACCGCCGCCATCGCCCCGGGCGCGCCTTCGAGCGCACGGCTTATCGCTTCGACGTGCTCACCGACTACGGGGCCTTCCGTGATCTGCAGCGGCACCGGCTGCTGACGCTCGAGTGGCAGCCGCTCTCGACGCGCCACGGCTATTCCGAGCCGGACGCGCTCGGCGAGGCGGGCGTGCTCGACGCGTGGACGCGTGTGATGGACGCCTCCGCCGAGCTGTACGAGGCGATCCACAGCGCCGGCCTGACGGCGGCAGCGCCCTACGCGGTCGCCATGGCCCACCGCGTGCGCTTCTACGTGGAGATGAACGCCCGCGAAGCGATGCACGTCATCGAGCTGCGGACCGCACCGCAGGGCCACCCGGCGTACCGACGCGTCTGCCAGCAGATGCACCGGTTGATCGCCGATCGGGCCGGGCACCGCGCGATTGCGGACGCGATGCAGTTCGCGGATCACACCGAGGTGGAGCTGGAGCGGCTGAAGTCCGAACGCGAGATGGAGCGGAAGCGGTCAACCTATTCCGCGTGA
- the hpnD gene encoding presqualene diphosphate synthase HpnD, which yields MARDTSFYYSFLVLPADQRRAIVAVWDFCRAVDDAVDETPAEHSAAAVQHWREEVARCFDGAAPATPQGRALQPLIAAYALPRSAFDALVEGVEMDLHGRRYETFEELYEYCIRVASAVGLMCVQIFGCQDPAARRYAIDLGVALQLTNILRDVPGDLGLGRVYLPLEDLRRFGVSEADLGAEVTHSGRGVRSPQVKALLAFEGERARQYYARADATLPRAEARRLVAARIMGNVYRGILDRIERSGYDVFSEVIRVPRPRRALIAAGTWARTLVTGR from the coding sequence GTGGCAAGAGATACGAGCTTCTACTACTCGTTCCTGGTTCTGCCGGCCGACCAGCGCCGCGCCATCGTCGCCGTCTGGGATTTCTGCCGCGCGGTGGACGATGCGGTCGACGAGACGCCGGCGGAGCACAGCGCCGCCGCCGTGCAGCACTGGCGGGAAGAGGTGGCGCGCTGCTTCGACGGCGCCGCGCCGGCGACGCCGCAGGGTCGGGCGTTGCAGCCGCTCATCGCCGCTTATGCGCTGCCGCGTTCGGCCTTCGACGCACTGGTGGAAGGCGTCGAGATGGACCTGCACGGGCGCCGCTACGAGACGTTCGAGGAGCTGTACGAGTACTGCATCCGGGTCGCCTCGGCGGTCGGCTTGATGTGCGTGCAGATCTTCGGGTGCCAGGATCCGGCCGCCCGGCGGTACGCGATCGATCTCGGCGTCGCGCTGCAGTTGACCAACATCCTGCGCGACGTGCCGGGCGATCTCGGTCTCGGCCGCGTCTATCTGCCGCTCGAGGATCTGCGGCGCTTCGGAGTCAGCGAAGCGGATCTCGGCGCCGAGGTCACGCACTCCGGGCGCGGCGTGCGTTCGCCGCAGGTGAAGGCGCTCCTCGCGTTTGAGGGCGAGCGCGCCCGCCAATACTACGCGCGCGCCGACGCCACGTTGCCGCGCGCCGAGGCCCGGCGGCTCGTTGCGGCGCGCATCATGGGGAACGTCTACCGCGGCATCCTCGATCGCATCGAACGCTCCGGCTACGACGTCTTCAGCGAGGTCATCCGCGTGCCGCGGCCGCGCCGCGCCCTGATTGCGGCGGGGACGTGGGCGCGGACGCTGGTGACCGGCAGGTGA
- a CDS encoding glycine cleavage T C-terminal barrel domain-containing protein, with product MSQDTSSGYAALRHGAALVGRTTGRLLVRGADRRAYLQGLLTNDIAALAPGTGCYAAMLNAQGRMITDMRVLELGEAVLLDVPAGLTRTVGDHLARFVFAEDVQVEDATAPRAELGLYGPRALDVLQSAPMEGTPPSTLFASTPVTIAGRPAVVVRSDEIGVDGFDVFVPAEDAGLVRSALAAAGAPIASEQDVDTVRVESGRPLFGVDMDGDTIPLEAGLEDRALSRTKGCYVGQEVIIRVLDRGHGRVARRLVGLTLDLAAPVPGHGATIRSADREIGRVTSGVWSPALSRPIALAYVQRDFVEPGTAVSVGEATASVISLPFV from the coding sequence TTGTCACAGGATACCAGCAGCGGATATGCGGCGCTCCGGCATGGGGCCGCGCTCGTCGGACGGACCACGGGCCGGCTGCTCGTCCGCGGCGCCGACCGTCGCGCCTATCTGCAGGGACTGCTCACGAACGACATCGCCGCGCTCGCGCCGGGAACCGGCTGCTACGCCGCGATGCTGAACGCGCAGGGCCGGATGATCACCGACATGCGGGTGCTCGAGCTCGGCGAGGCTGTCCTGCTCGACGTCCCCGCCGGGCTGACTCGCACCGTCGGCGACCATCTGGCCCGGTTCGTGTTCGCCGAGGACGTTCAGGTCGAGGATGCGACGGCGCCGCGCGCCGAGCTCGGTCTTTACGGGCCGCGTGCGCTCGACGTGTTGCAGTCGGCGCCGATGGAAGGCACGCCCCCCTCCACCCTGTTCGCGTCCACGCCGGTCACGATCGCCGGCCGACCCGCCGTGGTCGTGCGTAGCGATGAGATCGGCGTCGACGGTTTCGACGTGTTCGTCCCGGCCGAGGATGCTGGACTCGTGCGGTCGGCCCTCGCCGCTGCCGGAGCGCCCATTGCGTCGGAGCAGGACGTCGACACCGTGCGCGTCGAAAGCGGCCGGCCGCTCTTCGGCGTCGACATGGATGGCGACACGATTCCGCTCGAGGCCGGCCTCGAGGATCGGGCCCTCTCCCGCACGAAAGGCTGCTACGTCGGCCAGGAAGTGATCATCCGCGTGCTCGACCGAGGCCACGGCCGGGTCGCCCGCCGCCTGGTGGGCCTGACGCTCGATCTCGCGGCGCCCGTGCCCGGCCACGGCGCCACGATTCGATCCGCCGACAGGGAGATCGGGCGCGTGACGAGCGGCGTGTGGTCTCCGGCGCTCTCCCGTCCGATCGCGCTCGCGTACGTGCAGCGCGATTTCGTCGAGCCAGGGACCGCGGTGTCGGTGGGCGAGGCGACCGCCAGCGTCATCTCGCTGCCGTTCGTCTGA
- a CDS encoding (deoxy)nucleoside triphosphate pyrophosphohydrolase: MIVVVAAAVIEDAGRFFVARRQAGVHLEGYWEFPGGKCEPGESLEACLAREMREELGAEADIGGEIFAVSHQYPDRTVELHFLACRLLSDPKPLLGQELQWVGRAGLRSLRFPPADDALIAWLESRG, translated from the coding sequence ATGATCGTGGTCGTCGCGGCCGCCGTCATCGAGGACGCCGGGCGCTTTTTCGTTGCGCGGCGCCAGGCCGGCGTCCACCTCGAAGGCTACTGGGAGTTTCCCGGCGGCAAGTGCGAGCCCGGCGAGAGCCTCGAGGCGTGCCTGGCGCGGGAGATGCGCGAGGAACTGGGGGCCGAGGCGGACATCGGCGGCGAGATCTTCGCCGTGAGCCACCAGTATCCCGACCGGACCGTCGAGCTGCACTTTCTCGCCTGCCGCCTGCTCAGCGATCCCAAGCCACTCCTCGGCCAGGAGCTGCAGTGGGTCGGCCGCGCCGGCCTGCGCTCGCTGCGCTTCCCTCCGGCAGACGATGCGCTGATCGCGTGGCTCGAAAGCCGCGGCTGA
- a CDS encoding tagatose 1,6-diphosphate aldolase encodes MKISAGKLAGMKAVADDRGVIAAAAMDQRGSLQKSLAKERGGTVGDKDLEEFKILVTEVLTRHASAILLDPEWGLPASKRRAKGSGLLLAYEKTGYDAATPGRLPDLLDLWSVRRIKEAGGDCVKILLYYAPNDAPKINDHKHAWAERIGDECRANDIPYFLEIIAYEQGLDEKGLEFAKKKPQLVEAYMREFTKDRYGVDVLKVEVPINMKFVEGTKAFGGQAAYSREEAKAWFRKTAEATARPFIYLSAGVSNAEFSETLDLAGEAGTRFSGVLCGRATWKDGIPIYAKQGADAFRSWLENEGVKNIANVNARLKPARPWFEFYGAKNADDLG; translated from the coding sequence GTGAAAATCTCAGCAGGCAAGCTCGCAGGCATGAAGGCAGTGGCCGACGATCGCGGCGTCATCGCGGCGGCGGCGATGGATCAGCGCGGGTCGCTGCAGAAGTCGCTGGCCAAGGAGCGCGGCGGCACCGTCGGCGACAAGGATCTCGAGGAATTCAAGATCCTCGTCACGGAGGTGCTCACCCGGCACGCCAGCGCGATTCTGCTCGATCCGGAGTGGGGGCTGCCGGCGAGCAAGCGCCGCGCGAAGGGTTCGGGGCTACTGCTCGCCTACGAAAAGACCGGCTACGACGCCGCGACGCCGGGTCGCCTGCCCGACCTGCTCGACCTGTGGTCGGTGCGCCGGATCAAGGAAGCCGGCGGCGACTGCGTGAAGATCCTGCTCTACTACGCGCCGAACGACGCGCCGAAGATCAACGACCACAAGCACGCCTGGGCGGAACGCATCGGCGACGAGTGCCGCGCCAACGACATCCCGTACTTCCTCGAGATCATCGCCTACGAGCAGGGGCTCGACGAAAAAGGGCTCGAGTTCGCGAAGAAGAAGCCGCAGCTCGTCGAAGCCTATATGCGCGAGTTCACCAAGGATCGCTACGGCGTCGACGTGCTGAAGGTGGAAGTGCCGATCAACATGAAGTTCGTCGAGGGCACGAAGGCGTTCGGCGGCCAGGCCGCCTATTCCCGCGAGGAAGCCAAGGCGTGGTTCCGCAAGACCGCCGAAGCGACCGCGCGACCGTTCATCTACCTGTCGGCCGGTGTCAGCAACGCCGAGTTCAGCGAAACGCTGGATCTCGCCGGCGAAGCCGGCACCCGGTTCTCAGGGGTGCTGTGCGGTCGCGCCACCTGGAAGGACGGCATCCCGATCTACGCCAAGCAGGGAGCCGACGCGTTCCGCAGCTGGCTCGAGAACGAGGGCGTGAAGAACATCGCCAACGTGAACGCGCGCCTCAAGCCGGCCCGCCCGTGGTTCGAGTTCTACGGCGCCAAGAACGCGGACGACCTCGGCTAG
- the hpnC gene encoding squalene synthase HpnC: protein MNPELAGAYAYCERLSQTHYENFPVASRLLPRAMRPHIAAVYAFARIADDMADEGARPARDRIADLDDWQSRLDAAAGSEPLPREAHADVFVALRETIRACRLPPGLFRDLLSAFRQDVTTTRYETWTDVLDYCRRSANPIGRLVLRIAGHQNAELDTASDALCTALQLTNFWQDFAVDWQKGRLYLPAETWEPPGARTEDLDGRPLTPPWRAALADAAARTRALFGAGRPVCDGVGGRLRLELRATWLGGTRVLDKLEAVGFDVYTRRPTLTRTDAPGILWRTLSWTRDPSMRTRG from the coding sequence GTGAATCCCGAGCTCGCAGGCGCCTACGCCTACTGCGAGCGGCTGTCGCAGACGCACTACGAGAACTTTCCGGTCGCGTCCCGGCTGCTCCCGCGCGCGATGCGTCCACACATCGCCGCTGTCTATGCGTTCGCCCGCATCGCCGACGACATGGCTGATGAGGGCGCGCGTCCGGCTCGTGATCGCATCGCCGACCTCGACGACTGGCAATCCCGCCTCGACGCCGCTGCCGGAAGCGAGCCGCTGCCGCGCGAAGCGCACGCCGACGTCTTCGTCGCGCTGCGCGAGACGATCCGCGCATGCCGCCTTCCCCCCGGACTCTTCCGCGACCTGCTCAGCGCGTTCCGCCAGGACGTGACGACGACGAGATACGAGACATGGACCGACGTCCTCGATTACTGCCGTCGCTCCGCGAATCCGATCGGCCGGCTGGTACTGCGGATCGCCGGTCACCAGAACGCCGAGCTCGACACGGCGTCCGACGCGCTCTGCACGGCGCTCCAGTTGACCAATTTCTGGCAGGACTTCGCCGTCGACTGGCAGAAGGGGCGCCTGTACCTGCCGGCTGAAACATGGGAACCGCCCGGCGCCCGCACCGAGGATCTCGACGGGCGCCCGTTGACGCCGCCTTGGCGGGCGGCGCTTGCCGACGCGGCGGCTCGGACGCGCGCGCTCTTTGGCGCGGGACGACCGGTCTGCGACGGCGTCGGCGGCCGGCTGCGGCTCGAACTGCGCGCCACCTGGCTCGGCGGCACACGGGTTCTGGATAAGCTGGAGGCGGTCGGCTTCGACGTCTACACGCGGCGTCCGACGCTGACCAGGACGGATGCGCCCGGGATCCTCTGGCGGACGCTTTCGTGGACCAGGGACCCTTCCATGCGGACGCGCGGCTAA
- the def gene encoding peptide deformylase, giving the protein MSILKVAHMGHPVLRTPASAIDPADIKSPRIQQLIDDMLETMKEYNGVGLAAPQIHEGLRLFVAGFASRPGDEDEEDEPDTHVPLMTLINPVITPHGTTVTEDWEGCLSIPEVRGRVPRAQEIDVTAYDRRGKRITVHARGFTARVIQHETDHLNGVLFLDRMTSLMTLTYLEEFRRYWSSRDAPEE; this is encoded by the coding sequence ATGTCGATTCTGAAGGTCGCGCACATGGGGCACCCGGTGCTCCGCACCCCCGCCAGCGCGATCGATCCCGCCGATATCAAGTCGCCCCGCATCCAGCAGCTCATCGACGACATGCTGGAAACGATGAAGGAATACAACGGCGTCGGCCTGGCGGCGCCGCAGATCCACGAAGGACTGCGGCTGTTCGTCGCCGGCTTTGCCTCGCGCCCCGGCGACGAGGACGAGGAGGACGAGCCGGACACGCACGTGCCGCTGATGACGCTGATCAACCCCGTGATCACCCCCCACGGGACGACCGTCACCGAGGACTGGGAAGGCTGCCTGAGCATCCCCGAGGTCAGGGGCCGCGTCCCGCGCGCCCAGGAGATCGACGTGACGGCGTACGATCGCCGCGGCAAGCGCATCACGGTCCACGCCCGCGGCTTCACCGCCCGCGTGATTCAGCACGAGACCGATCACCTGAACGGCGTGCTGTTCCTCGACCGGATGACGTCGTTGATGACGCTGACGTATCTCGAGGAGTTCCGCCGCTACTGGAGTTCGCGCGACGCGCCGGAAGAGTAG